In Macadamia integrifolia cultivar HAES 741 chromosome 12, SCU_Mint_v3, whole genome shotgun sequence, the following are encoded in one genomic region:
- the LOC122058440 gene encoding uncharacterized protein C24B11.05-like, translating to MEYDDRFQQTQRSKYDCLLFDLDDTLYPLNSGLAIGCRNNIEDYMVQKLGIEKSKISDLGNILYKNYGTTMAGLGAIGYHFDYDDYHSFVHGRLPYEKLKPDPVLRSLLLSLPLRKVIFTNGDKVHAAKVLSKLGLEDCFEGIICFETLNPTNRKNVSSDNEVDSVFDASAQTTTTDSKPFDIVGHFAQPNSGSQQLPKTPILCKPSEDAFEQALRIANIDPQRTIFFDDSVRNIQSGKRVGLHTVLVGTSQRTKGADFALESIHNIREALPELWEVDEKSEIRYSGKIAIETSVTA from the exons ATGGAGTACGACGACAGATTTCAACAGACTCAGAGATCTAAATATGATTGCCTACTTTTTG ATTTAGATGATACCCTTTATCCCCTGAATTCTGGTTTGGCAATAGGATGTCGCAATAATATTGAAG ATTATATGGTTCAAAAGCTTGGCATAGAGAAGAGCAAAATATCTGACTTGGGTAATATACTCTACAAGAATTATGGAACAACAATGGCTGGTTTGGGG GCAATTGGCTATCACTTTGACTATGATGACTACCACAG CTTTGTTCATGGGCGATTGCCATATGAGAAGCTGAAACCTGACCCTGTTTTAAGGAGCCTCTTACTGAGTTTGCCTCTGCGGAAAGTT ATATTCACGAACGGAGATAAGGTACATGCAGCGAAAGTTCTTAGCAAGCTTGGGTTAGAGGATTGTTTCGAAGGAATAATATGCTTTGAAACTCTGAATCCAACGAACAGGAAAAATGTTTCTTCTGACAATGAGGTGGATTCTGTGTTTGATGCTTCGGCACAAACTACTACTACTGACTCAAAGCCTTTCGACATTGTTGGGCATTTTGCTCAACCTAATTCTGGGTCACAACAATTGCCCAAGACACCAATTCTCTGCAAACCGTCTGAAGATGCCTTTGAGCAAGCCTTGAGGATAGCCAATATCGATCCTCAGAGAACA ATTTTCTTCGATGACAGTGTCCGTAACATACAGTCTGGAAAACGTGTTGGGCTCCACACTGTGCTG GTGGGAACTTCTCAGAGAACCAAAGGTGCGGATTTTGCATTAGAGAGCATCCACAACATCCGTGAAGCATTGCCTGAACTCTGGGAAGTCGACGAGAAGTCGGAGATCAGGTATTCCGGCAAGATTGCAATCGAGACATCTGTGACAGCTTAA
- the LOC122058439 gene encoding uncharacterized protein At5g02240-like, whose amino-acid sequence MQMATRVPLSPSPSILPSYGCKYSSVVPPSVLVTTRSPGSSTRISPSSFSAFCRPERGNKQQFRRLVVVAAAMADSLPTVLVTGAGGRTGQIVYKKLKERADQYVAKGLVRTEESKEKIGGADDVFIGDIRDAESIIPSVQGIDALIILTSAVPKMKPGFDPSKGGRPEFYFEDGAYPEQVDWIGQKNQIDAARSVEVKQIVLVGSMGGTDPNNQLNNLGNGNILVWKRKAEQYLADSGIPYTIIRAGGLQDKEGGIRELLIGKDDELLQTETRTIARADVAEVCIQALKYEEAKFKAFDLASKPEGTGTPTKDFKALFSQITTRF is encoded by the exons ATGCAAATGGCGACACGTGTTCCCTTATCCCCTTCCCCATCAATCCTCCCTAGTTATGGCTGTAAATACAGTTCCGTCGTCCCTCCTTCCGTTCTAGTCACAACAAGGAGTCCAGGTAGTTCCACTCgcatttctccttcttctttttcggCATTTTGTCGTCCAGAAAGGGGGAATAAGCAGCAATTCAGAAGACTCGTAGTGGTAGCCGCGGCCATGGCGGATTCTCTGCCTACTGTCCTCGTTACTGGAGCTGGCGGTAGAACTG GTCAAATTGTTTATAAGAAATTGAAGGAAAGAGCAGATCAATATGTTGCAAAAGGTCTTGTTAGAACAGAAGAGAGCAAGGAGAAAATTGGAGGAGCAGATGATGTTTTCATAGGAGATATACGGGATGCAGAGAGTATCATTCCTTCGGTTCAAGGAATTGATGCTCTCATCATTCTCACAAGTGCTGTGCCAAAGATGAAACCTGGATTTGATCCAAGCAAAGGTGGGAGGCCCGAATTCTATTTTGAAGATGGAGCATACCCTGAACAG GTTGACTGGATTGGGCAGAAGAATCAAATTGATGCAG CTAGATCTGTGGAAGTGAAGCAGATTGTTTTGGTTGGGTCTATGGGTGGAACTGATCCTAATAATCAGTTAAACAACTTGGGGAATGGGAATATACTG GTTTGGAAGAGAAAGGCTGAACAATATTTGGCTGACTCTGGCATACCATACACGATAATCAG GGCTGGGGGCTTACAGGATAAAGAAGGGGGCATCCGAGAGTTGCTTATTGGGAAGGATGATGAGCTTCTGCAGACTGAGACAAGAACCATAGCCAGAGCTGATGTTGCAGAAGTATGCATTCAG GCATTGAAGTATGAGGAAGCCAAGTTCAAGGCATTTGATTTGGCCTCAAAGCCAGAGGGGACTGGTACTCCAACAAAAGATTTCAAGGCCTTATTCTCTCAAATTACTACTcgtttctaa